From a region of the Pyxidicoccus xibeiensis genome:
- a CDS encoding alpha/beta fold hydrolase translates to MPHPIESLTVDAQGLPLHVRQRNPAGAPAVLFLHGWLDHSHSFDAVLPHLPDAWRLALLDFRGMGRSGHVGPGGTYHFSDYVLDVECALDGLGLDAVHLVGHSLGGIVCLAYAAARPKRVKSVFLIESLGPSGGTPGASLDRLRGFLDDVHRPPNRKRYASVEDAAARLRENNPSLPEPAALHLARHGTEPFEGGVAFTFDPRHRRRFGQAYDEAQWRALQAGVTCPVQLLRATDGLAPDEALLRGRLEALPTLVPPPLVIPGGHHVHLEQPEAVAQAVSAFIRGP, encoded by the coding sequence GTGCCCCACCCCATCGAGTCGCTCACCGTCGACGCCCAGGGCCTGCCCCTGCACGTGCGCCAGCGCAACCCCGCGGGCGCGCCGGCCGTCCTGTTCCTCCACGGCTGGCTGGACCACTCGCACAGCTTCGACGCTGTCCTGCCGCACCTGCCCGACGCGTGGCGCCTGGCGCTGCTGGACTTCCGGGGCATGGGGCGCAGCGGCCACGTGGGCCCCGGCGGCACCTACCACTTCAGCGACTACGTGCTGGACGTGGAGTGCGCGCTGGACGGGCTGGGCCTGGACGCGGTGCACCTGGTGGGGCACTCGCTGGGCGGCATCGTCTGCCTGGCCTACGCCGCCGCGCGCCCCAAGCGCGTGAAGAGCGTGTTCCTCATCGAAAGCCTGGGCCCTTCCGGAGGCACGCCGGGCGCGTCGCTGGACCGGCTGCGCGGCTTCCTGGACGACGTCCACCGGCCCCCCAACCGCAAGCGCTACGCCAGCGTGGAGGACGCCGCCGCGCGCCTGCGCGAGAACAACCCGTCCCTGCCGGAGCCGGCCGCGCTGCACCTGGCCCGCCATGGCACCGAGCCCTTCGAGGGCGGCGTGGCCTTCACGTTTGATCCACGACACCGCCGCCGCTTCGGCCAGGCCTATGACGAGGCGCAGTGGCGGGCGCTCCAGGCCGGCGTCACCTGCCCCGTGCAGCTGCTGCGCGCCACCGACGGCCTCGCGCCGGACGAGGCCCTGCTGCGCGGCCGGCTGGAGGCCCTTCCCACGCTCGTCCCGCCGCCGCTCGTCATCCCCGGGGGCCACCACGTCCACCTGGAGCAGCCGGAAGCTGTCGCCCAGGCCGTCTCCGCCTTCATCCGCGGACCCTGA
- a CDS encoding choice-of-anchor D domain-containing protein, translated as MRMGLKGRVFALALLATTGVACHEGDETRAVQATAVLDVDVLDFGEVPVGEWREKQVRIRNVGYVPFFALDALGLAGNPSYQVELGEGGGRVMPGESHLVHVRFHPLREGLTEETVSVTTDANQGAQAQVRAMGLGTPTPIGVYPPLLDYETLEVDSERTLEVTVTNPVDLPLTLAVRGDSPDPFTPDTITIPPNASAKVSTKYLPRGLGAMGARLEVRSCEDCTPSVVDLKGNSVANAFAFDPAPVPFDQIPVHERTESYTRARNITWRPVSISKLVTSDRAFVPLSKPEGTTVQPGETVEMKMEFAARFSGPNVGDLTVHYTSDKARQSQVILDARGGRPTLAVTPVALDFGELPVGGKVEKVIRITNAGSNGNLTFTGVRADGASAQFSVDVPTRGTQRYAWSGGTWPTLDSPGLTIAPGNDALELKVYFEPKSEGVWTATLNVRSDDMFSPERQIVLTGRARASGPCVYELLPQPAMDFGNVVPGRGAVLGFYFRNPGRAECAVKDIHISNDGGGAFFMPGGRLTGGVVVYDTAFSAMVAFRPPAEGTFTGELRMTVNNPAYPTVTLPLKGVSRASCLVATPAFVDFGPIRYDCAAAPRTTYVANRCSEPITVSDVSLGNGTSRQFSVQNPVALPRVLGPGEGFELEVNYARNVLGQHFTPLYVRADSEPEPFLIALQGETNHEGIQVDRYTQGTDSQLDVLFVVSNTTTMSPYQERLRAAIPSWLQHAKDRGVDVRVGVTSTGLVARGAQCGGGANGGEAGRLFPVDGSNPRVVSGNSATAAVDIQDNLGVGMCHNLVQGLETMRQALSAPLSEQADDPRTAQTNDGNAGFTRAAARMAVVVLADEDDNSGFSPDSYIQFLQTLKGTGMSHRSQLYALVPTDNRCSTAGDEADRFVSVATGTGGKVASICDSDYRPLLESVIQRAGDLQADFPLTAAPTGTTEMTVRVQGQAVPATRWTYDAGSNSVVFNTDAVPTPGQAVEVRYRSVCRVPPTAP; from the coding sequence ATGAGGATGGGGCTGAAGGGGCGTGTGTTCGCGCTGGCGTTGCTCGCCACCACCGGGGTGGCATGCCACGAGGGGGATGAGACCCGCGCGGTGCAGGCAACGGCCGTGCTGGACGTTGACGTGCTCGACTTCGGCGAGGTGCCGGTGGGCGAGTGGCGGGAGAAGCAGGTGCGCATCCGGAACGTCGGGTACGTGCCCTTCTTCGCGCTCGACGCACTGGGACTCGCTGGCAACCCCTCCTATCAGGTGGAGCTCGGGGAGGGCGGTGGACGGGTGATGCCGGGTGAGTCCCACCTGGTGCACGTGCGGTTCCACCCGCTGAGGGAAGGGCTGACCGAGGAGACGGTCAGCGTGACGACGGACGCCAACCAGGGCGCGCAGGCCCAGGTGCGGGCGATGGGCCTTGGGACGCCCACGCCAATCGGCGTGTACCCGCCGCTCTTGGACTACGAGACGCTCGAGGTGGACAGCGAGCGCACGCTGGAAGTGACGGTGACCAACCCGGTGGACCTGCCGCTGACGCTGGCGGTGAGGGGCGACAGCCCGGACCCGTTCACTCCGGACACCATCACCATTCCGCCGAACGCGTCGGCGAAGGTGAGCACGAAGTACCTGCCCCGGGGCCTGGGGGCCATGGGCGCGCGCCTGGAGGTCCGCTCGTGCGAGGACTGCACGCCCTCGGTGGTGGACCTGAAGGGCAACTCGGTGGCCAACGCCTTCGCGTTCGACCCGGCGCCGGTGCCGTTCGACCAGATTCCGGTGCACGAGCGCACGGAGTCGTACACCCGCGCGCGCAACATCACCTGGCGCCCGGTGAGCATCTCCAAGCTCGTCACCAGTGACAGGGCCTTCGTGCCGCTCTCCAAGCCGGAGGGCACCACGGTGCAGCCGGGCGAGACGGTGGAGATGAAGATGGAGTTCGCCGCCCGCTTCTCGGGCCCGAACGTGGGCGACCTCACCGTGCACTACACGTCCGACAAGGCGCGGCAGTCGCAGGTGATTCTGGACGCGCGCGGCGGCCGGCCCACGCTGGCGGTGACGCCCGTAGCGCTGGACTTCGGCGAGCTGCCGGTGGGCGGCAAGGTGGAGAAGGTCATCCGCATCACCAACGCGGGCAGCAACGGCAACCTGACCTTCACCGGCGTGCGCGCGGACGGCGCCAGCGCCCAGTTCAGCGTGGACGTGCCCACCCGCGGCACCCAGCGCTACGCGTGGAGCGGCGGCACCTGGCCCACGCTGGACTCGCCCGGGCTGACCATTGCCCCCGGCAACGACGCGCTGGAGCTGAAGGTCTACTTCGAGCCCAAGTCGGAGGGCGTCTGGACGGCGACGCTGAACGTGCGCTCGGACGACATGTTCAGCCCGGAGCGGCAGATTGTCCTCACCGGCCGGGCGCGCGCCAGCGGCCCCTGCGTGTACGAGCTGCTGCCGCAGCCGGCGATGGACTTCGGCAACGTGGTGCCGGGGCGCGGCGCGGTGCTGGGCTTCTACTTCCGCAACCCGGGCCGCGCCGAGTGCGCGGTGAAGGACATCCACATCTCCAATGACGGCGGGGGCGCCTTCTTCATGCCGGGCGGCCGGCTGACGGGCGGCGTGGTCGTCTACGACACGGCCTTCAGCGCCATGGTGGCCTTCCGGCCTCCGGCGGAGGGCACCTTCACGGGCGAGCTGCGGATGACGGTGAACAACCCGGCCTACCCCACGGTGACGCTGCCCCTGAAGGGCGTGTCGCGGGCGAGCTGCCTGGTGGCCACGCCGGCCTTCGTGGACTTCGGGCCCATCCGCTACGACTGCGCCGCGGCGCCGCGCACGACGTACGTGGCCAACCGGTGCAGCGAGCCGATTACCGTGTCCGACGTGTCGCTGGGCAACGGCACCAGCCGCCAGTTCTCCGTGCAGAACCCCGTCGCGCTGCCCCGCGTCCTGGGGCCGGGCGAGGGCTTCGAGCTGGAGGTGAACTACGCGCGCAACGTGCTGGGGCAGCACTTCACCCCGCTGTACGTGCGTGCCGACAGCGAGCCCGAGCCGTTCCTCATCGCCCTGCAGGGTGAGACGAACCACGAGGGCATCCAGGTGGACCGCTACACGCAGGGCACCGACAGCCAGCTGGACGTGCTCTTCGTGGTGTCCAACACGACGACGATGTCGCCGTACCAGGAGCGGCTGAGGGCGGCCATTCCCTCCTGGCTGCAGCACGCGAAGGACCGGGGCGTGGACGTGCGCGTCGGTGTCACCAGCACGGGTCTGGTGGCGCGCGGGGCGCAGTGCGGCGGCGGGGCCAACGGCGGCGAGGCCGGGCGCCTGTTCCCGGTGGACGGCAGCAACCCGCGCGTGGTGTCCGGCAACAGCGCCACCGCGGCGGTCGACATCCAGGACAACCTGGGAGTGGGCATGTGCCACAACCTGGTGCAGGGCCTGGAGACGATGCGCCAGGCGCTGTCCGCGCCGCTGTCCGAGCAGGCGGACGACCCGCGCACCGCGCAGACGAACGACGGCAACGCGGGCTTCACCCGCGCGGCGGCCCGGATGGCGGTGGTGGTGCTGGCGGACGAGGACGACAACTCCGGCTTCAGCCCGGACAGCTACATCCAGTTCCTCCAGACGCTGAAGGGCACGGGCATGTCCCACCGCAGCCAGCTCTACGCGCTGGTGCCCACGGACAACCGCTGCTCCACCGCGGGCGACGAGGCGGACCGCTTCGTCTCCGTGGCGACGGGCACGGGCGGCAAGGTGGCCTCCATCTGCGACTCGGACTACCGCCCGCTGCTGGAGTCGGTCATCCAGCGCGCCGGTGACTTGCAGGCGGACTTCCCGCTCACCGCGGCGCCCACCGGCACCACGGAGATGACGGTGCGCGTGCAGGGGCAGGCGGTGC